A single region of the Triticum dicoccoides isolate Atlit2015 ecotype Zavitan chromosome 2B, WEW_v2.0, whole genome shotgun sequence genome encodes:
- the LOC119366680 gene encoding cytochrome P450 71BT1-like, whose protein sequence is MEFVLTVLLLSIVLCISAVAVFRRRAWAWAVHDGQQLIIEIRDPTIARRALMDHADAFCNRPLNLFPVALVSGRRRSHSDNLTSVPYDPRWRALRCTLNAAVLHPSRLGHTDPLRLEAFVLAFDGSIDFAGSKTAKLLHWRQWRRFLSFRGKQAELFLPLVNTRRNANRHLTLSGGLPAYLDHLLDARVPVDDDTADGKALRPLIDDELVSLLSEFLGAGPGTVVSSMEWTLAHLVLQPEVQNNIRREVDAVEGALSEARVRQMKYMHAVVLESLRLHPPILVFLRDVADQAVAEILGCAAAAVPTEGMRAHFNLGEIGRDKNPLGPGTRPTPSPSPRHQAHTHAHACVGLVTRI, encoded by the exons ATGGAATTCGTGCTAACTGTGTTGCTACTTTCTATTGTGTTGTGCATCAGCGCAGTTGCCGTCTTTCGGCGTCGTGCTTGGGCTTGGGCTGTCCACGACGGTCAACAGCTGATCATCGAGATCCGCGACCCTACCATCGCCCGCCGAGCGCTCATGGACCACGCTGATGCCTTCTGCAACCGACCACTGAACCTATTCCCCGTGGCCCTGGTCAGCGGGCGTCGCCGCAGTCACAGCGACAACCTCACGTCCGTGCCCTACGACCCGCGTTGGCGCGCTCTCCGGTGCACCCTCAACGCCGCGGTCCTCCACCCATCACGTCTTGGACACACGGACCCGCTGCGCCTCGAG GCCTTTGTGCTGGCCTTTGATGGCAGCATAGATTTCGCCGGCTCCAAGACAGCGAAGCTGCTGCACTGGAGGCAGTGGCGCCGGTTCCTCTCCTTCCGAGGCAAGCAGGCTGAGCTTTTCCTCCCTCTGGTCAACACAAGACGGAACGCTAACCGTCATCTCACGCTCAGCGGTGGCCTGCCGGCATATCTAGACCACCTCCTCGACGCCCGCGTCCCCGTCGACGACGACACAGCCGACGGCAAGGCCCTGCGCCCTCTCATAGACGACGAGCTGGTGAGCCTTCTCTCGGAGTTCCTCGGTGCTGGGCCAGGGACCGTGGTATCCAGCATGGAGTGGACCCTCGCCCACCTCGTGCTCCAACCGGAGGTCCAGAACAACATCCGACGCGAGGTCGACGCCGTGGAGGGCGCATTGTCCGAGGCACGCGTCCGGCAGATGAAGTACATGCACGCCGTCGTTCTAGAGAGCCTTCGGCTCCACCCGCCGATTCTGGTGTTCCTGCGCGACGTGGCTGATCAGGCGGTCGCCGAAATCCTgggatgcgccgccgccgccgtgccgacGGAGGGGATGCGGGCGCACTTCAACCTGGGAGAGATCGGCAGGGACAAGAATCCTTTGGGCCCCGGCACCAGGCCCACGCCCTCCCCCTCGCCCCGGCACCAGGCCCACACCCACGCCCACGCATGCGTGGGCCTGGTGACGAGGATTTAG